A single window of Microbispora hainanensis DNA harbors:
- a CDS encoding ATP/GTP-binding protein, translated as MTSTKIVVAGGFGVGKTTFVGAVSEIVPLTTEAVMTDASAGVDDVGLVPHKTTTTVAMDFGRVSLDRDLILYLFGTPGQHRFWFMWDDLVRGAIGAVVLVDTRRLADSFPAVDYFEEARLPFVVGVNGFDGQYTHGEEELREALTLSPQVPIVRTDARDRESVKSTLITLVEHALSSHVSAFR; from the coding sequence TTGACGTCGACGAAGATCGTCGTTGCGGGGGGCTTCGGTGTGGGGAAGACGACCTTCGTGGGGGCGGTTTCGGAGATCGTGCCGTTGACGACGGAGGCGGTGATGACCGATGCGTCGGCGGGGGTGGACGATGTGGGGTTGGTGCCGCACAAGACGACGACGACGGTGGCGATGGATTTCGGTCGTGTGTCGTTGGACCGGGATCTGATTTTGTATTTGTTCGGTACGCCGGGTCAGCATCGGTTCTGGTTCATGTGGGATGACCTGGTGCGGGGGGCGATCGGTGCGGTGGTGCTGGTCGACACGCGGCGGTTGGCGGACAGTTTCCCGGCGGTGGACTACTTCGAGGAGGCGCGTCTGCCGTTCGTCGTGGGCGTGAACGGCTTCGACGGGCAGTACACCCACGGGGAGGAGGAACTGCGCGAAGCCCTCACGTTGTCACCCCAGGTTCCGATCGTCCGCACTGACGCCCGTGACCGCGAATCGGTCAAGAGCACCCTCATCACGCTGGTCGAACACGCGCTGTCATCCCATGTGAGCGCGTTCCGGTGA
- a CDS encoding roadblock/LC7 domain-containing protein, with the protein MSELSQGARGLNWLIDDFVSSVPGVAHSVVVSADGLPLAYSHGFPKDRADQLAAVAAGLISLTQGASRVFEGGPVTQTVVEMQRGLLLIMSISDGSCLAVLAAADSDLGLVAYQMTLLVERAGQVLTPAVRAELQAMSYPRR; encoded by the coding sequence ATGAGTGAGTTGAGCCAGGGCGCACGCGGCCTGAACTGGCTGATCGATGATTTCGTGAGTTCCGTGCCCGGTGTGGCGCACTCCGTGGTCGTCTCCGCGGACGGGTTGCCTCTCGCGTACTCGCACGGGTTCCCGAAGGACCGGGCGGATCAGCTGGCGGCGGTGGCGGCCGGGTTGATCAGCTTGACGCAGGGTGCGTCGCGGGTGTTCGAGGGTGGCCCGGTGACGCAGACGGTGGTGGAGATGCAGCGGGGGCTGTTGCTGATCATGTCGATCAGTGACGGGTCCTGTCTGGCGGTGCTGGCGGCTGCCGACTCGGATCTGGGTCTGGTGGCCTATCAGATGACGTTGCTGGTCGAGCGGGCGGGTCAGGTGCTGACTCCCGCGGTCCGCGCCGAGCTCCAAGCCATGTCGTATCCCCGGAGGTGA
- a CDS encoding DUF742 domain-containing protein has product MDPWGQPPGGADPWGQQPGEDPWGPQPGRSAPEEPASPVRPFTVTGGRTTPRMQLALEALVSSATTTHYDLSTRPPEHRAIASLCRQVRSVAEVSALLRIPLGVVRVVIADMAAEGLVHVHQPQLEAGKPDLNLLERVLSGLRRL; this is encoded by the coding sequence ATGGATCCGTGGGGACAGCCGCCGGGTGGTGCGGACCCGTGGGGTCAGCAACCCGGCGAGGACCCGTGGGGGCCGCAGCCGGGCCGATCGGCTCCCGAGGAGCCCGCGTCTCCGGTGCGCCCGTTCACTGTCACCGGCGGGCGTACGACGCCTCGCATGCAGCTCGCGCTGGAGGCGCTGGTCTCCTCCGCCACGACCACGCACTACGACCTGTCCACAAGGCCACCGGAACATCGGGCCATCGCCTCACTGTGCCGTCAGGTGCGGTCGGTGGCCGAGGTGTCGGCGTTGCTGCGGATTCCGCTGGGTGTGGTTCGCGTGGTGATCGCGGACATGGCGGCGGAGGGGCTGGTGCATGTGCATCAGCCGCAGTTGGAGGCCGGTAAGCCGGATCTGAACTTGCTGGAAAGGGTGCTCAGTGGACTTCGCAGGCTCTAG
- a CDS encoding nitrate- and nitrite sensing domain-containing protein encodes MRTATIESGRRAEPEPVAEPAGGASSVDGGPPEAPATGNSMQLKNWRVRTRLVALVVLPTVVAVLLGGLRVASSISSAAEYQRVREAVELVGNVGVLLHEVQLERDLSIKYVASGRRDRDLLATVKNQHAAVNAAVQQLRVRAGTSGDALGGLGREDLSRALARLTDLTAFRKIVLESQLPPLRGIDNYRLVTDDLLRLYDAAGQGVPDEGLSASIKALAALARAKEAVSEQRALLALGLAQQRLDPAELDAFTGAAAREQSELAAFAAVATTDERQLYNDTVTDQKVDRARFFIDRALYLVRAGLLIRNVGGRGGDADRWFDAISEQADLMRDVMSGLTKSIVTRSDALQSSDRNVAIVSITMVVIVLLLVLLITAVMARSLVRPLRRLRSEALEVAGHRLPAMVQRLRESEADTAGQVKVQPIGVASADEIGEVARAFDEVHREAIRLAGDEARLRSNVNAMFVNLSRRTQTLVERQITLIDGLEQGEQDEKRLADLFKLDHLATRMRRNSENLLVLAGQEPARRWSRPVEITDVIRASLSEVEGYERVVLNFPSDVSIAGQSVNDVIHLLAELVENALAFSARDTRVVVSGNRIDGGGVMISVTDSGIGMTSEEIAQANWRLANPPVVDVSVSRRMGLFVVGRLAARNGIRVQLRPHDGGGLTAMVLLPETIMGSPSQPEPSYAGAFAPSWSPRQAEQGKAQQGIGGGWGRPQLPASGVAAPSLHDPLTRMRNRSGMDEAATGPLPTVTGPVPTPFGSTTGPVAIPGPVHGAPVQQGGVRQNGTQTGPQTGPQTGPQTGPQSEEYLPIFASVESAWFRRTPAADTGSGWQNVSPVDAGWQAAAAATEKPASDGTTSSGLPKRVPKANLVPGSADPAAAPAAPAPSQPPLLSPDRARSRLASLQQGVRQGRAVARGELSEDEGYPTTKGDGA; translated from the coding sequence GTGAGGACAGCAACGATCGAGAGCGGTCGCCGCGCCGAGCCTGAACCGGTCGCCGAGCCCGCCGGCGGCGCGTCCTCGGTGGACGGCGGGCCGCCCGAAGCGCCCGCGACCGGCAACTCGATGCAGCTGAAGAACTGGCGGGTGCGCACCCGGCTCGTCGCGCTGGTCGTGCTGCCCACCGTGGTCGCGGTCCTGCTCGGCGGCCTGCGGGTGGCGAGCTCGATATCCAGCGCCGCCGAGTATCAGCGGGTGCGCGAGGCGGTCGAGCTCGTCGGCAACGTCGGCGTGCTCCTCCACGAGGTGCAGCTGGAGCGGGACCTGTCGATCAAGTACGTCGCGTCCGGCCGCCGTGACCGCGACCTGCTCGCGACCGTGAAGAACCAGCACGCCGCCGTGAACGCCGCCGTGCAGCAGTTGCGCGTCCGGGCCGGAACGAGCGGGGACGCGCTGGGCGGACTCGGCCGCGAGGACCTGTCGCGGGCCCTGGCCCGTCTCACGGACCTGACCGCGTTCCGGAAGATCGTGCTCGAGTCGCAGCTCCCGCCGCTGCGCGGCATCGACAACTACCGGCTCGTCACCGACGACCTGCTGAGGCTGTACGACGCGGCGGGCCAGGGCGTTCCGGACGAAGGGCTGTCCGCGAGCATCAAGGCGCTCGCGGCGCTCGCGCGGGCCAAGGAGGCGGTGTCGGAGCAGCGCGCGCTGCTCGCCCTGGGACTGGCCCAGCAGCGGCTCGACCCGGCCGAGCTCGACGCCTTCACCGGCGCGGCGGCGCGGGAGCAGAGCGAGCTGGCGGCCTTCGCCGCCGTGGCCACCACCGACGAGCGGCAGCTCTACAACGACACGGTCACCGACCAGAAGGTGGACCGCGCGAGGTTCTTCATCGACCGGGCGCTCTACCTCGTCCGCGCCGGGCTGCTCATCCGCAACGTCGGCGGCAGGGGAGGCGACGCCGACCGCTGGTTCGACGCGATCAGCGAGCAGGCCGACCTCATGCGCGACGTGATGTCCGGGCTGACCAAGTCGATCGTCACCCGGAGCGACGCCCTGCAGAGCTCCGACCGCAACGTGGCCATCGTCAGCATCACGATGGTCGTCATCGTCCTGCTGCTGGTCCTGCTCATCACCGCCGTCATGGCGCGCTCGCTCGTACGGCCGCTGCGGCGGCTGCGCAGCGAGGCGCTGGAGGTCGCCGGGCACCGCCTGCCCGCCATGGTGCAGCGGCTGCGCGAGTCGGAGGCCGACACCGCGGGGCAGGTCAAGGTGCAGCCGATCGGCGTCGCGTCCGCCGACGAGATCGGTGAGGTCGCGCGGGCCTTCGACGAGGTCCACCGCGAGGCGATCCGGCTGGCGGGTGACGAGGCCCGGCTGCGGAGCAACGTCAACGCGATGTTCGTGAACCTGTCGCGCCGCACCCAGACCCTCGTGGAGCGCCAGATCACCCTGATCGACGGTCTGGAGCAGGGCGAGCAGGACGAGAAGCGGCTCGCCGACCTGTTCAAGCTCGACCACCTGGCGACCCGCATGCGCCGCAACAGTGAGAACCTGCTGGTTCTCGCCGGGCAGGAGCCCGCACGCCGCTGGAGCCGGCCCGTCGAGATCACCGACGTCATCCGGGCGTCGCTGTCGGAGGTCGAGGGCTACGAGCGGGTGGTGCTGAACTTCCCCTCGGACGTCTCGATCGCCGGCCAGTCCGTCAACGACGTCATCCACCTGCTCGCGGAGCTGGTGGAGAACGCGCTGGCGTTCTCGGCCCGCGACACCCGCGTGGTGGTGTCGGGCAACCGGATCGACGGCGGGGGCGTGATGATCTCCGTCACCGACTCCGGCATCGGCATGACGTCGGAGGAGATCGCCCAGGCCAACTGGCGGCTGGCGAACCCGCCGGTGGTGGACGTGTCGGTGTCGCGCCGGATGGGCCTGTTCGTGGTCGGCCGTCTCGCCGCCCGCAACGGCATCAGAGTCCAGCTCAGGCCGCACGACGGAGGCGGGCTGACCGCCATGGTCCTGCTGCCGGAGACGATCATGGGCAGTCCGTCGCAGCCGGAGCCCTCCTACGCCGGCGCGTTCGCCCCTTCCTGGAGCCCGCGGCAGGCCGAGCAGGGGAAGGCCCAGCAGGGCATCGGAGGCGGCTGGGGTCGTCCGCAGCTCCCGGCCTCCGGGGTCGCCGCGCCGTCGCTCCACGATCCGCTCACGCGCATGCGCAACAGGTCCGGCATGGACGAAGCGGCGACCGGGCCTCTGCCGACGGTGACCGGGCCCGTGCCGACGCCGTTCGGCTCGACGACCGGCCCGGTCGCCATCCCCGGGCCGGTGCACGGCGCCCCCGTACAGCAGGGCGGCGTGCGTCAGAACGGAACGCAGACGGGACCGCAGACGGGACCGCAGACCGGGCCACAGACGGGACCGCAGTCCGAGGAGTATCTGCCGATCTTCGCCTCCGTCGAGTCCGCCTGGTTCCGCCGCACTCCCGCGGCCGACACCGGATCGGGCTGGCAGAACGTCTCACCCGTGGACGCCGGGTGGCAGGCCGCGGCGGCGGCCACCGAGAAGCCCGCCTCGGACGGCACGACCTCCTCGGGTCTGCCCAAGCGGGTGCCGAAGGCCAACCTGGTGCCCGGCTCGGCCGATCCGGCCGCGGCACCCGCGGCGCCCGCCCCCTCGCAGCCGCCGCTCCTGTCGCCCGACCGGGCCCGCAGCCGGCTGGCGAGCCTGCAGCAGGGCGTACGGCAGGGCCGTGCGGTGGCCAGAGGCGAACTGAGTGAGGACGAGGGCTACCCGACCACGAAAGGGGACGGCGCATGA